AGAGGTTACTTATGTTTATGGGCGTTTCTCAGCGTGGTAGAAGTATTTCTGCAGcacttatataaaatcatgAATTTTCATTGGTCTTAAAAGATTCTATCTTTGACAAAGGTCTTTTAATAATTGGCAATAagaaaaaggtaaaattatgagataaaaaatttaaatttaaagtagatTTTAACTCTatccaaaataatttaacttcggttcatatttattaagtataataataagttattttttaatgttatacttTGGAAAATTTTGATAATGTCGTGCAGAAAATACAGGGAATAAATCAATAATCTAAAGACCTATTCTACCAGTCTTGAAACTGGGACAACCTTAGGATATCAATGTGAAAGAGGGTCACAGATTTTCCATCTCAGTGTTTGcagtagatataaaatatacagcaaataaaatctaatatgcGCAAACAAAACAAGGGGCGTTTATCCTGATAAATACTTACGTCGCGAAATTGAACTAGTCCCAGTTCACCAAGTTCGGACACGCAAGCATAAGCTGCTTCACTTTGCAGAAAAAGTTGACACAAAGTCATTTCCTCACTTCTAAACAGCGAACCCATTTTtgcgatttttttctttcacactacacaattaaaaacatataataagtAGGCTCCGTCGCAACAGTCTGCGAACAGACTTTAGCGGCGACGAAACCGAAATAAAAGGCAAAATCGATAGCTAATGATTTTCCAGTTCCAGCGGATTCGTCATTCAATGCGTGCGCAACTCAATGCTGCAGAGATAACGATTAATTATGTGTTACCATATAAAAGACATccatttattacaaagtaaGAAATGGATAGCATACTTGGCTTTGAAATTCGTAAATTATATCTATGCTAGCGTTCAGTCGCGACTTGGGCagcgcaaaataaaaaaaatcattaacctataatatgcccgcgtgcATCACCTTTCTGTCAAAGTCCCTCAGTATCCACAAGAGCATATTTAAGGGCAATTGCTGATGGGTAATCTTGGGCACTTGGTTGTGTTTATAATCAATTATCAAGTATGCACCGTCCGCAAGTCGagcgcatttataatatttgtaacatagTTAGATTATAGATATAGACCAAAGACGGTAGGCTTTCTTGGTTGGCTTTTCTCCaaacaaaaatctttatagTCTACTGTAGAAATTGGtagaaatagattttttaccTATGTTTGGTGGAATTGAAAGAACAAGTTAGAAGATTTTAGAAAACTAAGTTACGTATAGTTCTCTCTGTCTCGCAAAcgattaacatataaatttatctcCTTCATTTgcatagtaaaataaaaacagtgataattttattttattggcaTAAGAATGTCAAGGAATGACAGATTTAGGTTATATCCgggatgaatttaaaaataattcaattaaaattagaccATGAATACTCGTAAaagaagttaaaaaagaaattgaaatgGTAATGTCTGAGCAGGCAGGACCATAATTCACAATTATCATTGtattttcattcaatttcTAGTCATATTTAAACTGTGGATTATTTTTTCAGGCTTTACTCGGCGCACAATTAGTTATTACCCTTATTATGGTATCAGTTATACAAAAATTCAGCAAGTATTCGTTTGCTCGATGGTTATTATGTTCCCAAGGATTGTATCGGTATTTATATCCTGATaacaatgaattaaaaacactaGCTGGTGTTCCAAAGGATAAGCCAAAGGGCAAAAAAACTGGAAAATCGGAGAATGGGAAGCCAGAGACTTTTCATGTGCCTCGTAGCTTGGAGCTACAGCTCGAGACTGCACCCGTTACTGCTTTAGATGTTATTCATTTGAGGTTTTATGCTGAGTACTTGTGGATTGTTGATTTTTCGTTATATACAAGTATTGTTTATATCTTGTCAGAGGTGAGTGGACATTATAACATGGTAGCGCTTTTGCTTAGGTGagccaaaaaaatatttaaacaattatattacttatattaacaTATCTACATTTATGAGATGTAGAAAGAAAGCATAACtctcaaaattaatataaattttagactaattcaatagattttaattctaaaattcaTAATAAGTGATAAACAATTTGGAAAGAACTTTTTATGATAAgtgattttattattccaattaatttgtatttcagATTTACACAGGTATATTCCCGCTTAAGGATGAGTTCAATCTAAGTATGGTTTGGTGCCTACTTGTGGTGCTATTTACATTGTAtccttttgttatttattttaaaaagaaaattgttaatttattcataactaCATTAAGTCATTGATTAATGTTTGATAGGCTAATATTGTCTttggtataaaaaattgtctatGAAGTGTAGACAAGGTATTTAATGAGAGAAATGTGAATTCCtagtgtaataaattaattacataaacatatttactcTGTTACGATAGTTCTTAGTACATGTGTTTTATCAGCTGAAATTTGCAGTGTTTAttccttaatatttaaacagtaaAATCTTACTGTCGCTGACAAAGCAGTACTTCACAAGTGAAGAATCTATAGGAGAGAGGTCTACATGCATTGTGGCATTCTGCGTCTTCCTGCTGATAGCTATGATGGTGTTAATTGTTGACGAATCTAATCTCGAAGTAGGAGTGGATCCAGCGTATGAtagtttttatgaaaatgcaTCTAAATTTCTTGAGAATCAGGGATTATCATCTGtgtaagtgaaaaaaaattgtcgtagtttaaaatgttataaacattgttttttttttaaggaaagtTTTAGAGAGTAAAATCTTGTTAGACTTTTAGTCTTTGAATGAATTATTCCAGGGGGCCGGCTTCTAAACTCATATTAAAGTTGTCTCTGGCTGTGTGGGCTGCCATAATTGGTACACTGTTCACTTTCCCTGGACTGAGGGTTGCCAGGATGCATTGGGATTCATTGAGGTGAGCCataatgatatatattttatatataatttattagccgacttaaaaaagaaggaggttatcaattcaactgtatttttttaatgtgtgttactgcgaatctccgcccctggtggtccgattttgataaaaaatattttaatcgaaaggaagtgcttgcagatgggtcccactttttttgtcttttttttaaataactagaagactagtagattttttgaGAACTTGTTTATAGGTGCAGTTGTAAGATTCACttgcttttaatttctttttataaaatctgtcAGTGCTTATTAGTtcctttaatattgttattttaacgaTTTGGGTCACACAATATTAAACttcatttcatacatttttgcCGCCTtcctttaaaaagaaatcttactaatattataaatgcgaaagttggatggatatttgttacaaggtatctcttAAACAGCTCTAaggatctcactgaaatttggcattaaTGTAGGAtctagtctgaaagaacacattggttactagttaagttttttttaacataacacGAAACAGcaagtattttattgaattaaaggaaaagcaataatttgttcatatttttaaatctctaaTTACAGATACTATGatgataataaattcaaagtgTTACTTTTGAATATAAACTTTGCGATGCCATTTGTGCTGGTCTTGTTGTGGGTCCGTCCTATAACTAGACATTATTTAACTGTTAGAGTGTTCAGTGGAATGACAACACCACTGTgagtataaattttaatccactttactatttttaaggTTTGTAATTTCTGTGATATAAGTACAAAGTTGTAATTATCGTTTTCTGAGATGcttttagtatattaaattaataattttaaaacatcaatttaCCAAATCGTAGATTGTccgttacattaaaaaaaaaaaaaaaaaactttcaaaataaaaaaataaaaaaatattttttttcataataaaattaaataataatgaatatcaactattaaataactattatcatttaaaatacagaaaaatttgatagtaatttaagatttattgtattactatcctatctctcaagttggatcgaactgcacatggtgtgcgaattttattatattataatcggttaagtggtttaggagtccattgaggacaaacattagGACACgacatttatattaagattaagaTAAGATTGattaacaaaatgtatgtCACCGTTCCAGTATGACATCCCAAGCATTTGACACACTCCGACTGTTGCTGGTTGTGGTGACAGTGGTGATCAAGTTAATGCTGATGCCGCGACAGCTGCAGGCATACCTCGACATGGCGCAGAGGAAACTCGACTCACAGAAGAAGGAAGCTGGTCGAATTACAAACATTGAGTTGCAGAAGAAGGTTCCTAAATTTTCCCTcatgttaacatatttttaaaactaacgcCATCTATATTCGATTAACATACAACTTAGTAatgttgcttttttattttgtaagtcATAGATGTcgctattttataaaattactagcttttacccgcgactccgtccgcgcggaataaaaaaaaaaaaaagaaaacggggtaaaaattatcctatgtccgttttctggttctaagctacctgcccaccaactttcagtcaaatcgattcagccgttcttgagttataaatagtgtaactaacacgactttcttttatatatatagattataataaatttcttgaGAAATAGAAACTTActctaatattacaattatttgcaGATAGCTTCAGTATTTTACTACCTTTGTGTGGTGGCGCTGCAGTACATATGTCCTATCATACTGTGCCTGTTCCTCACGCTGATGTACAAGACTCTAGGTGGTTACACATGGACAGGTCTGATCTATGACACTGAGCCAGAAGTCAGGACACCTAGGTCAGTGCCTAGTGCACTGGATGTGGAGGGCTTCGAACAGTATCAGATGGCGTGGGAGAATCTTAAGATGGTGggtgttttgtaaattaaaatgcatttGTCAACAAATTCTCTTAAAACTAGTTTAGATGTCTATGGATCATTATATACTATGGatattatctttattacataactagctatcgcctgcgATTATGTCCgcgcgaaaataaaaaaagcttaattactatatagactatgttctatgaaGCCGTTCTGAAAATACCTAAACTTtggcatctatatatataaaagaaagttgtgttagttacaccatttataactcaagaacggctgaatcgatttgactgaaaattggtgggcaggtagcttagaaccaggaaaaggacataggatttttaccccgtttttttattattttttattccgcgcggacggagtcgcgggtaaaagctagtttataatattaataagattaaaattttgtattattgttaGATATTCACAGTGGAGGTACACCGCGGGCTGCTGGGGTTCGCGACCTGGTGGTGCTGCTTCTCTTGGTTCCTCACCACATCACTGGGTACCATGTACCAGTCTTACTTCAGAATTTCATGAACATAGTATAGTTAACTAACACGTTTAATGCCACGATTTCTAAGTATTAAAAGAATTCTGGAATCAATGGCAGTGAAAGTGTTATTTCTATAATGTGGTATAGACGTTGTCATATATATTAGCGGCTTAGACTTACACGCAGCTGACTGAGCCtctaagatatttgaaaagatgtatacaatgaaattttattatcatgaTACTTGTtttgacaaatattgttatctctatttttttctaagtgaataaataagataaaaaatttattttatacaagtgctTCAACAAAGGAAGCTTAGTTACAACACGACGTATGAGTTGGCACGTCGATTAGTAAATAACGCTTGTTTTCGACGTGCCAAGTCAACTGCTATTACTACAATATTGTTCgttgttatttataagttaGACTTCAGTTTGTgttgtgaatttttaattatttatattaattaaggttaaaaaaataattttgtgaattaaattaagattaatatattatatatttaatgagtAAATGCATTTCACAATGTCATtttgaaaacttaaatttataaataaattgcaatatGTTTCATAGTTTATTCGTAAAAAGCAAGTAAACTATGGATCATAATCTTTATGCAAAATTCTAGAATCATCTTTATGtgagaaaattgttttttattttatttaacaaatatgagTGTTGCCAtcttttatactaatataatctatttaaacttacttttttataattgtaattttattaaaaatgttttatattgccGTACGttgtaaaaaaacacacaaataatttatttgaattactctttttttaagatttcaatATGTTTAGTATAGTAGGTTTGTTTGAACAGTGACCATTCACGATTACATGcaattgattgtttttttttttaatattattttgactcagttttatatatatatataaattagttgttttgtgtttatatttcaatgttttaataaataaataaatcatttttaaatgttattttttttattacacaaacTAAAACCATTGGCTTAACTAAACCTGTTTTCTTCCCTTTTCAGTTAATCTTTTTACAGACAttgaataatgaaattaactttataaaaccttaaataaatctacAGAGTCTCAAATaagcttataaataaaaaaaacgaaacaaCGAAAGAACCGTTACACTGGTTTTCCATTGTTGGAACCCTTTGTAACATATTGTAGACCCCTTTTTACTTTTGGAAAAATAGCTTATGCAGACAGACTTGTTTGAAAACTTTTCGGTAGAGGAGTTTCACAGATATAATTTCATATGGTGATGATTGAACGTTggataatacaataaaattaatcatacGTACAAGAACATTCTCGTGGTTACGCGATatccttaatattttaatgtaattatcaCGATGTGTGACTTGCAAATTTCATTGCGATATTGATTTACAAAGTATTGTttagttttgaataaaattttgataaatatgcCTCgtgttatttcaatattattatttattaaaggtttttttttttaaattactaagcCATATACCGACAAGTAGATATCcagtacttttttttaatttgaaaaacgtATAAACAATTTTGGCGCCCAAACCACCACGTGGTTTCTAAAACGCGGATgattgattataaaaatagaaacatttcgTGAATATTTCCAACTGATGATGTACAATTAGTTATAAAAGCCCTTAAACTTTGTCTTCTATATATCCGTCATGTTTTTCtaagtttttcaattttaaataactttattttgccTTAAGTTTTATCTTTATGAAGGTTAAGGCTTACTTGACAGTGTTGTCAGCTTGAGAACATTTGCCTAATAATAAGGAGAACTAATCCTCTTTTGTGAAtcaaattaactatttaacCACGttgtaacatatttaacaGGAAGTCTTAAATGTAGACCTGtatggttttaaaataataattgctaTCACTCAATTACCTGACTTTTTCAAGTTCATCATCAAAATGTCATATCaacgatgtttttatttttacaaaatataagtaGTCGCAAAGGTATAAATATAAGCAGGCTTATTCCAATCTTTTAAACGAAGTCAACAATCCAATTTTCATTTCCATCTTGAAGATTTCAAAAACACAGCATCACttcttaaataatacatttatttcaagtaactcaaataataatttatttaaaaaacacgtttctattttatatttttttttaagaaatcaatcaaaaactataattatacttaaaatataatttttcgttTATGTTCACCTTCTCGACCTTCTCTGCTAGGAAGTTGGAAAAATCAATATGAACACACGCAACACTGCTTTAACATGTTGTACTGCAGTAACGCTacacagtttttaattttaaccaaTAGCAGCTCAAAGCGTCTATCGATCCGCGTGTTCATTGGCCGATCTTATGGAATATTCCAGAAATGTCTAGTGACGTCGCGTCGTTACGTGTGCGCATAAAACCACGCCGAGCAGCCAATGCCGCTTCAGTTTTATTTCGTGACACGAAACCGTCAATCGCGCACGTTTGCTGAGAGATCTACTAGATTAATCTACAAAGCTACAGTACAAGAGGATTAGCTAAACGAACAAAGTAAGTGCCAGGATTTTATCAATATACAACGATTGAACTGCTTCAATTTGAACTATTCTAGGATTGGATTCCTAATCCATAATGTTCTTTTTCATATGTTCATCGGGAAAGTTCCTTGAACTTTTATCAGTTTAGTCAGCTTCCTCATGACTCAGTGATTTTCTATGTTGAAATTTAAGTGAAGTTAGAGTGGTTCCTTAACTTAATTAACACGtggtaattataattataatttgtaatgacatttaactataaattcCATGGTTTCCGTGGTATATAGAGCCCACATGAAAAACAAAGCATTAGGTCATTCTAGAACGTTCCTATCGATTTTTGTATGGCGGCTGCGCGTTCCCGCGATTTTTTATGCGCGTCTGATCCGCCATCTTTGATAATCTGAGTtaacctttaatttttttgttacagatgGCCAAAGCACCAGCGGTAGGTATTGATTTGGGTACAACGTACTCGTGTGTGGGAGTATTCCAGCACGGTAAGGTGGAGATCATCGCCAACGACCAGGGCAACAGGACCACGCCCTCATATGTCGCCTTCACGGATACTGAGCGTCTTATCGGCGATGCCGCCAAGAACCAGGTGGCGATGAATCCCAACAACACCATCTTCGGTAAGTTAACAAAACGTGCATTCAATAAGCGCGTTGTTCACGTTTGGACCACGTGGTCTAGTCCCGGCTAGCAGTAGACAAACAATGCCTCTTCACTTAACCGCTATTGCAaccataaaatgtttatcacTGTGTAGTTCTTTGTATGTGAAGTGTTTTTGTTGGAAGGCATTGCAAGATGGCTATTGCAGAATTACATAACTGCATTTCTTTCCatgattttattgttcattCAAGGTTTATAAAGTTCATGTCAATAGATATGCGGGAAACAAAGTGACCGTCATGTTCAAGTCCGACCGACAcataaattttttgattacgCAATACAATGATTAGTTTTCTGAAAGGGCatgtttctttgtaaaaataacaaacttattatctattgttaatattattttattatgatgatACCCAATATACTAGACTAGAGTCTCTGAACATattgaatgataaaaataatctgaattatattgttat
The Papilio machaon chromosome 8, ilPapMach1.1, whole genome shotgun sequence DNA segment above includes these coding regions:
- the LOC106720105 gene encoding transmembrane protein 161B; protein product: MALLGAQLVITLIMVSVIQKFSKYSFARWLLCSQGLYRYLYPDNNELKTLAGVPKDKPKGKKTGKSENGKPETFHVPRSLELQLETAPVTALDVIHLRFYAEYLWIVDFSLYTSIVYILSEIYTGIFPLKDEFNLSMVWCLLVVLFTFKILLSLTKQYFTSEESIGERSTCIVAFCVFLLIAMMVLIVDESNLEVGVDPAYDSFYENASKFLENQGLSSVGPASKLILKLSLAVWAAIIGTLFTFPGLRVARMHWDSLRYYDDNKFKVLLLNINFAMPFVLVLLWVRPITRHYLTVRVFSGMTTPLMTSQAFDTLRLLLVVVTVVIKLMLMPRQLQAYLDMAQRKLDSQKKEAGRITNIELQKKIASVFYYLCVVALQYICPIILCLFLTLMYKTLGGYTWTGLIYDTEPEVRTPRSVPSALDVEGFEQYQMAWENLKMIFTVEVHRGLLGFATWWCCFSWFLTTSLGTMYQSYFRIS